The Sorangiineae bacterium MSr11954 DNA segment ACCCGCGGGCTCGCCCAGCGCAGGAGGTTGTACGCGCTGCCCGCCTTGTCGTTGGTGCCCGACGCGCGCGAGCCGCCGAACGGCTGTTGTCCGACGACGGCGCCGGTGGGCTTATCGTTCACATAGAAGTTCCCGGCCGCCTGACGAAGCCGCGCCCCGGCCTTGGCCACCGCCGCGCGATCGCGCGCAAACACGGCGCCGGTGAGGCCGTAAGGGCTGGTGCGGTCCACGAGATCGAGCGCCGCATCGACCCCGGACTCGGTGGAGTCGTCGTAGACGTAGACGCCGAGCACCGGTCCGAAGAGCTCTTCGGCGAGCAGCGGGTGCGCCGGATCGGAGAGCTCGACCAAGGTGGGCCCGGCGAACCAACCCTTTTCGCGCGACCAACCGTCGCCGGTGAGGATCTTCGCCTTGGGATCGCCGGCGAGGCGCTCGCGCCAGCCGGACAGGCGGGTCCAGGCGCGCTCGTTGATCACGGCGCCCATCAGGTTGCGGAAGTCCGTGACATCGCCCATGCGGATTTGTTTGATGTGGTCGACCGCGAGATCGCGCACCTTCGGCCAGATGGAGCGCGGAATGTACGCGCGCGATGCGGCCGAGCACTTTTGCCCTTGGTACTCGAAGGCGCCGCGGACGAGGCCGACGGCGAGCGCTTCGATTTCGGCCGACGTGTGCGCGAAGACGAAGTCCTTTCCGCCGGTTTCGCCCACGAGGCGCGGGTAGGTTCGATAGCGCGCCACGTTCTCGCCGACGGTGCGCCAGATCGATTGAAAGACGGTGGTCGACCCCGTGAAATGAACGCCCGCGAGCTCGGGCCGCGCCAGGCACGTTCCGGCCACGGTGGCGCCGTTGCCGTAGACGACATTGATGACGCCGGGCGGCAGACCGGCGGCCTCGAAGAGGCGCATGGTGTGGTAGGCGGCGAGGCTCTGGTTCTCTGCCGGCTTCCAGACGACCACATTGCCCATGAGCGCGCACGCCGAGGGGAGGTTGCCCGCGATGGCCGTGAAGTTGAACGGCGTGATGGCGAGGATGAACCCTTCGAGCGGACGAAGCTCGAGGGTGTTGGAGATGCCGGGGGGCGAGATGGGCTGCTCGACCAGCCGCGAAGCGTACGCCACGTTGAAGCGCAGAAAATCGATGAGCTCGCACGCCGCATCGATCTCCGCTTGATAGGCCGTTTTGCTCTGGCCCAGCATGGTGGCGGCGTTGAGAACCGGGCGCCACGGCCCCGCGAGCAGCTCGGCCGCGCGCGTGAAAATGCGCAGGCGCTCTTCGAACGGGGTGGCCGCCCAGCCGGGGGCCGCGGCCAGCGCGGCGTCGATCGCCTTGGTGGCGATGGCTGCGCCGCCATCGTGGCAGGTGGCGAGAAGGAGGCTGTGATCGTGCGGGGCGCGGACCTCGTAAGGCGCTCCATCCCGCAGCTCGTTGCCGGCTACCACATGCGGCACATCGGGCTGCTCCTTCGCCATGCTGGCGAGGCGAGCCTTCAACGCAGCGCGTTCGGGCGAGCCTGACGCATACGACAGTACCGGTTCGTTGTGGGGGAGGGGTCTCGGAAGGGGCAAGTCCAGCATCGTACGTGGACCGTAATCCGGACTTGCCCCATTTGCTACATCACTTCTCGTCGTTCGTGTCGCCGTTGCTCAAGAGCGCGACGACCTTGCTGCTCTCTCCGGCAGGCAGCCCTTGCACGGCCTGCATCCAGCGCAGGAGCAGCGCGCGGTTGTCGGCGATGTTGAGGTTCTGCATCTCCAGCGCGCCGATGCGGTCCTCGGGCGTGAACGCGCTCTCGACCTTTTCCATCGAGAGCTTGTCCGGATCGTAGGCCATGTACGGAGCCTGCGTCTCCAGGATGGAGTAGTCGTCGCCGCGGCGAAGCTCCAAAATGACCTTGCCCGTGATGGTGGGCGCGATCCATCGGGTGAGCGAGTCCTTGATCATCATGGCCTCGGGGTCGAACCACTTGCCCTCGTACAAGAGACGGCCGAGGCGCCGTCCGTGCGTGACGTATTGATCGGTGCTCGACTCGTTGTGGATGGCCGAAAGCAGCCGCTCGTAGCCGATGTGCAAAAGCGCCATTCCAGGCGCCTCGTAAATGCCGCGGCTCTTGGCGTCGATGACCCGGTTCTCGATCTGGTCGCTCATGCCGAGCCCGTGGCGGCCGCCGATTTGATTGCACAATGCAAATAGCTCGTAGGCCGAGCCGTAGCGCTGTCCGTTCACGGCCACCGGGAGGCCGGCCTCGAACTCGAGGGTGACCCGCTCGGTCTCGATGGCGACGTCCTTCTTCCAGTGCGCGACGCCCATGATGGGCTCCACGATGTTCATGCCCACGTCGAGGCGCTCCAGATCCTTGGCCTCGTGGGTGGCGCCGAGCACATTGGCGTCGGTCGAGTAGGCTTTCTCGGTGCCCATTTTGTACGGGAGGCCCAAGGAGACCAGGTACTCGCTCATCTCTTTGCGGCCGCCGAAGGCCGACACGAAGGCCGGGTCGAGCCAGGGCTTGTAGATGTGCAGGCCGGGATTGACGAGGATCCCGTAACGGTAAAAGCGCTGGATGTCGTTGCCCTTGTGTGTGCTGCCATCGCCGAACACGTTCACCCCGTCTTCGCGCATGGCGCGCACGATGGCGGTGGTGGTGGCCACACGTCCGAGCGGGGTGGTGTTGAAGTACTTCTTTCCGCCGACCGACAGATGAAAGGCGCCACACTGAATCGCGATGAGCCCTTCGCGCACCAAAGCCTCGCGGCAGTCGATGATCCGAGCCGCCTTCGCGCCATGCTCGGTGGCGATGGGGGGAATATCGTTGGGGTTCTTTTCGTCCGGCTGCGCGAGGTCGGCCGTGTAGGCGTACACCTCGAGTCCTTGCCGTGACATCCATGCAACGGCGGCCCGCGTATCGAGGCCACCCGAGAAGGCAAGGCCGATGCGGGTTCCAGCGGGGGGCAACGATCGATAAATGCGGCTCATGAGTCGCGGTGTACAACATTTCTGGGCCGCGCAAAATCGCGCATTGTGAATGCGCGTGTGTGCGGCCGAGCAACCGCAGATTTCGACGAGCCGAAACCGCACTGTCACGTAGCTCGCGGGCGCCCGAGGATACGCTCGTGCGCATGCTCAACCCGGTGACCCTTCGGGCCGCGACGATTTGGCTCCCCGTTCTCGCTGCGGTCGCCTGCAGCGCGGCGGATCCCGACGCATGGAAGGAAGCGGAGGACGCGGAGCTCGAAGGCCGCGAGCCGGTGCGCGCGGAGATGCCGCTCGTCGCGCACGACCAAGACGATGTCCCGTTGGCCTCGGCCATCTTTCGGGCCACGCACAACAGTTATTCGGGCGATGTCGAGGGCGCGAAAGGGCCGATCCTCGGGCAGCTCGATCGCGGTGTGCGGTTTCTGGAGCTCGATGTGTACGATCTCGGGTTCGCGAGCGCGCGCGATTATTCGATTGGGCACAACGCGCCCGGCGACGCGGTGGATCACGGCGGGGGCAATCCCGCGACGAACAAGCTGCGCGATTGGCTGGCGCCCATCGGTGCGTGGTCGCGCCTGCATCCGGATCATGCGCCGCTGATGGTGATGCTCGACGTGAAGGGCGATTTCACGGACAACGCCTCGTTCGCCGAGGGGAACTTGGCGGCGCTCAACGAGGATATGCGCTCCACCTTGGGTGCTCCATGGCTCTTCGCCAAAGACCTCGCCGCGCCGTTCCCAACCATCGGCGAGCTGCGCGGCCGGATCCTGACATTGCTCTCGGGCGACGGCGGCTCGCGGGCCGCGTACAAGCGCGATGTGGGGCACCATCCCGCGGTGGCGATCAACGGTCGCGGGCAGGTGGTCGAGGTGCACGATTCGGGCAGCGGTACGCTCTGGTATTGGACGGGGCAGTACGAGGCCGATGGGCGCGTGACATGGCGCCGGCACGGCCGGTACGACACCGGGAAGACCCCGGCGGTGGCGCTCAACGACCAAGGCTTCCTCGTCGAGGTGCACCAGGCCGAGCATAGCTCGACCCTCTGGTACCACGTCGGTCGTCTGGGGTCGGATGGGGAGATCGCGTGGTCGCCGAGCCGCCCGTACGACCTCGGCGTGCTGCCGACGGTGCGCTTCGTCGATCCGGCCGGCGCCGAGGTTCGCGAGGTTCATCGCAGCCAGGCGAACGAGCAGAATTGGGACTGGGAGGGTACGTTGAACACCGCGACGTTGCGCGTGGCTTGGAATGGCGCGACCCATGGCCGCACCTCCGATCCGCGCTTCGACGTGGCCACCGCGAGCCACGGCACGAAGCGCGTCTCGGTGTGGACGGGCGCCGATGGCGCTTCGCCGCCCGAGACGCTTCGCTATACGACGGACCGGATCTCGGGCGATCGCATTCGTTATCCGCAGTGGGCCTTCGTGGAGTTCCAGCCCGGCGACAGCGCCGAGCTCCGCGAAGGGGCGTGGTTCCATGCGTCGAACGCGAGCAACGCGGCGTTCATCACCGCGGGGCGCCGCGAGGGCCGGATCGTGCGCGGCTGGGATTTCGACGATGCGAGCCGCGCCACCGAGCCGCTCGCGAACTACCCCGCGACGAATACGCCTTGGGCCCCGTGGTACCAGTCGCTGTTGAACCAGGCGGGCGCCATTTCTTGGTAGCGGGGGCGCCCGCGCTCAGCGCAGAGGGAGCGCGTGCAGCGCGGCGGTGTGCTTGACGGCGAAGTCTTCGAACAGCTCCGGGTGCACGCACGCCGCCATGATTTCCAGCGATTCGACCAGGCGCGGGCCGGGGCGGTTGAAGAACGCATTTCCATCCGACACGTAAATGCGCGAGCCCGCCGCCGAGACCGCCCCGGCGATCGTCTCCTCGATGATGCCGCGCTCCTCCATCGTCCGCGCCAAGGTAAACCCGCACGGCTTGACCACCACGACATCGGGCTCGAGCTTCGCGAGCGCCTCCGCCGTCACCGTGGGCGCCGGCTGCCCCGCGCTCGCCCCCACCGGCGTTCCACCCGCGAGCGCGATCAGCTCCGGCATCCACGTCCCGCCGAGCATGATCGGATCGAGCCACTCGATCGACACCACCCGCGGGCGCGACGTCGCCATCGCAGCGCGCTCCGCGATCGCACGAACACGCGCCTCGAGCTCGGCCCGCACCTCGGCGCCGCGCTGGGGGCGGCCGAGCGCGCTCGCCACCGTTTGGATGTCGCCCCACACGTGCTCGAGGCGGGTCGGGCTCAGGCTCACGATGCGAACGCTGTCGCGATGGGCGAGTCGCGCCACCGCGCTGCGCACGTCGTCGAGCGACACGGCGCACACTTCGCACAAATCTTGGGTGACGATCACGTCGGGCGCGAGCTCCCCCAGGGTTCGCTCGTCCACCGCGTAGATGCTCAGCGCCTCGTGGACCACCGCGCGGACGGCCGCGTCAATCGCGCGGCTGGTGCCGAGGGGCGAGATGCGCGCGGCGGTGAGCACCGGGCGATCGCGGATCTCCTCGGGATAATCGCACTCGTGCGAGATGCCCACGAGCTCGGCGGCGGCCCCCACCGCGCAGACCATCTCGGTGGCCGAGGGCAGGAGCGAAATGATGCGAAGAGCCGGTGCGACCATCCCAAATCTCCTTGGATCGGTGTGCGGGCGCGAGCTCGCCGTCGTACGAAATTCGAGCAGACCCCCAGCCTCCAAGGTATGGTGCAGCCCGAGCCCCGGTCAACCTAGGATGGCACAGGTACTCCTCGTCGGATTTGCAGGCGGACTCGGAACGGTGGCCCGCTACGTGGTGGGCCTCTGGGCGGCGAAGACCTTGGGGACGGGCTTTCCGTACGGCACCCTGCTCGTGAATGTGGCGGGCTGCTTTCTCATGTCGTTCATCGCCGAGCTGGCGCTGTCGACCGCGCTGATCCCGCCCACCTTGCGCCTGACCTTGGCGACGGGGTTTCTTGGCGGCTTTACGACGTACTCGAGCTTCAACCAGGAGACGACCCATCTGCTTCGTCAGCCCGCCTGGCTCACGGGCGCCGCCAACTTGGGGGTCACCTTGGTGGGGTGCTTCGTTGCGGGGCTTCTGGGCTTGGCGCTGGCCAAGCGGATCGCGCTGCTGGTTTAGCGGGCGCGCCCGCCGCGGCCTGCGCCTGCGCGCCCGCTTGGCCGAGCGCGAGCAGCAAGGAGCGCGCTTTGTTCAACGTCTCTTTGAACTCGCGCTCCGGATCGGAGTCGATGACCACCCCGCCGCCCACTTGCACATAGGCGCGCCGGTCTTTGAGCACGATGGTGCGGATCGCGATGTTCAGATCCATCTCCCCGGCAAACGAGAGATATCCGATGGATCCGGTGTAGAGCCCGCGGGCGTGCGGCTCCAGCTCGGCGATGATTTCCATGGTGCGGATCTTGGGCACGCCGGTGATGGTCCCGCCCGGGAAGAGGGACGCCGTGACGTCGATCAGGCCCATCTCCGGGGCCACGTCGCCCACCACCTCCGACTCGATGTGCATCACGTGCGCGTAGTTCGCGATCTCCATGAGCTTCGAGACGTGAACGCTGCCGAAGCGGCAGACCCTCCCGAGATCGTTGCGCGCGAGGTCGACGAGCATCACGTGCTCGGAGAGCTCTTTTTCACACGTGCGCAGCTCGTGGAGGAAGCGCGCGTTCTCCTCGTCGCCGCCGCGCCTTCGCGTCCCGGCGATGGGGCGGGTGAAGGCCCTTCCACCTTCCACGCGCACCAGGCGCTCGGGGGAGGCGCTCACGATCTCCAGATCGCCCCACGCAAAATAACTTGCAAAATGCACGGGATCGATGCGCGACAACGTCTCGTACAAATCGAGCCCCCCGCCGCCGTACTCCGCTTCGAGCCGCTGCGACAGGTTCACTTGGTAGGTATCGCCCGTGCGGATGTACGACTGAATTCGCGCGACGGCGCCCAGGTACTCCTCTTTGGTGAAGTTCGACGTGTACGCCGCCGACGGCCGCCACGCCTCGCCCGCGCGCACCGCCGGCGAGCCCGGCGCGGCCAGCGCACCCGCCGAACGCGACCTCCGCCGCGCGCGCTCGATCACCTCGAGCAGCGAATCCACCCGCCTCTGGCACGCATCGTAGTCGTCGCCGGTGGCGATCGCGAGGATGCGATCCGCTCCGTGATCGAACGCAAAGAACGCGTCGACGAAGTGAAACGCGATGTCCGCCACCCCCAGATCGTCGTGGGGGTGCGGCGGCAGACCCTGGAAATACCGGCTCGCGCCATAGCCGAAGAAGCCCACGGCGCCGCCCGAGAAGAGCGGCATCCCGGGCAGTCGGAGCCCGCGCCACTGCTGCATCACGCTCTTCAACGCGGCGATGGGATCGCCCTCGAACGCGCGCCCGCCGATCCAGTAGCGGGGGCCCTTGGCGCGAAAGGTCGCGAAGGGCTCCGCGCCCAGGATGGAGTAGCGGCCCTCCTCCGAGACGCGCGTGCTCTCGAGCAAAAAGCGATGCTCTTCGGGCAGCGCGCGCAGGAGATCCACGGGCCCGAGCGCGCCTCGGTCGGTGGCGACCACCAGCGGAACTTGGTTGTAACCCGCGGCGACGTGCGCCGCGAACGCTGCTCGATCCAGAGGCATGAAAGCTCGCGAGAACGGTTTACGACGACGACGCGATCTTTCGGGGTGCTTCGCCGCCAACGACGGTGCTGCCGTTTTCGCTGTTGACGCGCGCGATGACCTTGAAGACCTCTTCGTCCGTCATGATGTGATCCTGCGACTTGGCCGCCGCGAGGATCTCTTGGACGAGTTTCTCCGAGCCGTCAATGCCGCGCTTGCGGAGCCAGTGATTCACGTTGGAGGCGCCGCTCATGAAACCGATGCAGATCTCTTGCGAACGCCCGAAGGCCCCCGCGGGGACACCGCTGTAAATGCGGTCCGCCAGCCAATCGTCGCCTTTGTTCAGCGCCTTGGTGATGGCCGCCGCGTGCACGCCGGTGGCCGTGCGGAAGGCGTCGCGGCCGACCAGCGGATAGTTGATGGGAATGTGCCACCCGAGAGCGGACGCGGCGGTTTCGACGTACTCGAGCAGCTTGGTCAGATCTTGGTCGCCCAGCTGGCCGAGCAGCTTCATGTTCATGAGCAGGAGCTCCATGGCCACGTTGCCCACCCGCTCGCCGATGCCCAGCGCGGTCGCGTGCACCCGATCGGCCCCGAACTCCAGCGCCCAGATGGCGTTCTCCAGGGCGAAGCCGCGATCGTTGTGGCCATGCCAGTCGATGCCGATGTTGGTGGCGCCCAAGCCGATGATCACGTCCTTCGTGAAGCGAATCAGGTTGTGCACCCCGTCCGGCGTGGCATGCCCCACGGTGTCGGCCAGGCAGATGCGCGTGGCGCCGTGGTCGATGGCCGCGCGGAACAAGGTGGTGAGCACCTCGGGCCGCGAGCGCGTGGTGTCCTCGGTCACATAGGCGACCGGCAGGCCCGCCTTGACCGCCACGTCGATGGCTTCGCAGCTGCGCTTGGCGATGAGCGAGACGTCCCACTCCTCGGTGTACTGGCGGATGGGGCTCGAGCCGATGAAGGCGTAGACCTCGATGGGGATGCCGGCGCGCTGCGAGAGCTCGATCATCGGCGTGATGTCGCTCGTCACCGTGCGCCCCGCGCAGGCCACCTGGAGCTTCAACTTGTTGTCGACGATCTCTTTGCAGATGCGCAGACAATGATCGAAGGCGCGCTTGGAGGCGCCCGGAAGCCCGATGTCGGCCGCGGCGATGCCGAGGTCGTCCATCAGGTGCACGAGGACGAGCTTGTCCTCGATGCATGGATCGATCACCGACGGATTCTGGATCCCATCCCGCAGTGTTTCGTCGAAGAAGGTAAACCCCTTCGGGATGAGACGCCCCTTTCGCTCGACCTCGTTCCAGTCATAAACGAGGTCCGAAATGTTCGCTTTCTCCATCCTGCCGACTCTCCCCACCTCCAAATGTAGCAGGAGGCGGGGACGAGCCCGGCAAAATTAGGCGCTCACGACGTTCCGTTCGCGCTTCCGTCTTGACCGGTTGCGTTGACGCTCTTCGCTTTTGCCACCACGACCATCGCCGCGCGAACCAGTTTTTCGCCCTGCAAATAGCCGGGTTGCACCTCGAAAATCACGGTGCCGCTGGGGTGTTGATCCGTCTCGACCTGTTGAATGGCTTCGTGCACCGCGGGGTCGAACGGGGTGCCGACCGAGGGCACCTTTTTGATGTTGATCTTGCCGAGGGTCGACTCGAACTGCTTCAGGATCATCTGCAGCCCGTCGACGACGGCCTTCACCTCTTGGGCGCGCTGGGCGCCCTGGATGCCGCGTTCGATGTTGTCGAACACGGGGAGCAGCTCGCGCAGGATCTCCTCTTGGCCGAGCTTTCGCGCGTCGTCGGTCTCGCGCCGCGAACGCTTTCGAAAATTATCGAACTCGGCGGCCGTGCGCATCCACATGTCCTTGAGGCGCGCGGCCTCGAGGCGGGCTTCGGCGAGCGCGTCTTCGCACGCCTCGCCGGCTTCACCGGTCGATTTCGGAGCGTTGCTCGTGGTGCTCGAGGTGCTCACGCTCGCATCCTTTTCCTCCCCGAGGTCGGGGGAGGAGGGACCAATGGCTTCATCCGCGTTGTTCACTTCCTTCTCCGTCATGATGGGGGTCTGACTATACCGAAAATCCCGCCTGCGCCAGGAGGTCGTCCGCATGCGATGTCGAGAGGTACAGACCTCGGGCGTAGAGGCGCAGCCGCGCCGCCTCGTCGAGATCCCCCGGGCGGCCATGCGTGGCGCCCGCCAGTAGAATGGCGGCCGTGACGCTCACATTGAGGCTCTCCACGAAGCCCCGCATGGGGACCCGGACCGCCCTCGGGCACGCGGCCGTGAGGCGGGCGCTGATTCCGTCGCGCTCATTGCCGAGGACCAGGGCAAACCGGGGGATCCGCGCCAGATCCTCCGGCGCGAGCTCCCCCTGGGGGTGGGTAGCGATTAATTCCAGGTCCGCTGTCTTGGCCGCGTCGAGCGCCCCTTCGACCGTGCGATGGGGGACGATATCGACCCACTTCTCCGCGCCGCGCGCCACGGAGGCCGCCGCCAGAAAAGCCTCGCGCGACTCGATGACGTGCAGCCGCTGGATGCCGAACGCCTCGCAGGTGCGCAGCACCGCCGCGCCATTGTGGGGATCGTGCGGCGACTCGAAGAGCACCGCGATGCTCCCGATCCGCTGGCCGATGACGTCCAGGAGCCGCGCGCGCCGGCGGTCGTTCACGAAGGGCTCGAGGACGCGGACCACGCCCGCCGGATCGAGTTTTTCGACCCGTAAGATCCGCTCCGAGACAAGCTCCTCTTTGTTCAGTACTCCTAAACTGCGGCGACGCATGGGGAGCTTCGTCTAAAACGAATCGGACCAAAATGGGCACAATACGTGTTCACGACTACAGTTGACCCCCCCGAGCATGGACCACGAACCCCGCAGTAGCGCCCTGCCCCCTCTGCCGCGCCCTCGGCGGCGGCGGGAACGCGACTGGGGCCGGTCGATCTCGCGCGTGCTCTGCGTGATCCTGGCGGTGATCGCGCTGCTCCCGCCGCTGGTGGTGCTGGCCGTCCGCTCGACGTTTCTCCAGCGGTGGGCCACCTCGCAGCTCGACCAACTCATACGCTCCAAGGGCATCGTGGCCGAGTACGACGTGGTGCCCAGGCTGTGGCCGCTGTCCATCGAGCTTCGCGGCGTTCGGGTCGAGTCGAACGATGGGGGGGAGCCGCTCTTGGTGGCCCAGCGCGTGGCCGTGCGCCCCAAGTTCTTCGGGCTGCTGTCGGGCAAGCTGGCCATCGAACAGGTCGACATCGATGGCCCCAAAGTCCGCGTGGTCCTCAAGGACGGAAAGCTCGCGAACCTGGGGCTGGAGTTGCCCAAGAGCGATCCGAACAAGCCCTCGGGGCCGCTGCACGTGCCCTCGGGCTCCTTTGCCATCACCGACGGCGAGCTCGACCTCGATATCGAAGGGGTGAAGCTGAAGACGCAAGGCTTCGACGTGGACGTCACCTCGGACGACGATCCGCAGGAGGGCGCGACCCTCGAGATCGCGCTGCGCATGGGCAAGGCGCACGTCTCCCGCACCCGCGTGATCTCCCCTCAGATGACCGCCCACGACGAGGACACCCTCTGCCTCATCGACGGCCGGGTGCGCGTCGATCCGCGCGCGATCGCCGTTCACCGGCTGCAGATCCTGGGGGCGGCCGATCTCGATCCGGGCGCGGGGAGCGCTCCGCCGTGCAAGCTCCCGGACGAGGACCCGCGCAACGTGGAGCTCGCGCTCACGCACACCACCGTTCGGCTGCCCACGAAGCCGGGGGATTTGCCCCATGTCGAGGGGCACGTCACCGCGCGCACGCCGCTGGCCATCGGCGCCAAGGCGGGGCCCTTTCCCGAGACCGACGGTTGGATCTCGGTCGATGCCGACGTTCGCTACCTGGAGGGGATGAGCTTCCCCGACGTGAACGGCAAAATCCGGGGGCACCGTTTGCGCATCGAAAAATATCAGCTTGCGAGCGAGCTGGAGAGCGAGATCGCGGTCACCAAGGGGGCCATCACCAGCCCGCGCACCACCATCGGCATCGCGGACGGCGTCGCGACCCTCACCAACGTTCAAGTGGAACCGCTGGTCAAAGGGATCCCGCTGCACGCGACCGTGGACGTGAAGGACGCGAGCTTCACCACGCTCATGCGCGAGCTGGGCGTGAGCCAGCACCCGCACGTCACCTGGGATCTCAAGGAGGTGAAGGTCCCCCACTTCGGCGGCACCATCGAACCCTTGCGGCTCGACGGGGACATGACGGCGCACACCCCGAACTTGGCGGTGTTCGACAAGGCGGTGGACGATCCGGCGCGCCAGCGGGCCATCGGGGTCAAGGAGGCGCAGCTCGCGGCGCACATCGCGGTGCGGCCCGACGCGCTGCAGTTCAAGGCCATTCGCGCCACGCTCCCCAAGAGCACCATCGAGGGCGGCTTTGCCTCCATCGGCTTTCACGAAGATCTGGTGGTCGACGTGCCGCAAGCCATCGTCGACCTGTCGGAGATCAGCCCGCTCGGCTCGATCCCCATCTCCGGCAAGGCGCAGGCGAGCGTGAAGATGAACGGCCTCTTCGGCGATCCGCGCCTCGAGGCCGACACCTCCATCGAGGACTTCGTGCTCAGCGGCATCCCCTTCGGCCATGTGACCGCGGGGCACGCGACCCTGCGGGGGCTCACCGTGGAGCTCACCGGGGTGAAGGCGACGAAGAACAAGAGCAGCTACGAGATGCCCTCGGGCAAGCTCGACTTCGGCGGCGCGGCCAACATGTTGATGGACGCGGTGGTCGCCTCCAATGGCTTTGCCGTGCGCGACTTCTTCAACCTTTTCCAGATGGACGAGGATCCGCGCTTCGCCGAAATCGACGGCATCTTCACGACCAACTCCACCCTCCACGTGGCCCTCGGCGGCCCGCAGGATCGGTGCAAGGGCGGCTACCTGGACATCGCCGGCCACGCCCACATGCGCGACGTCAAGCTCTTTGGCGAGGCCTTCGACGACGGCGATCTCGATCTCAACTACGAGTGGATCGATCGCCTGGCGGGCCTGAACGGCGCCCGCATCGACGTGCACGCGGCGACGTTGCGCAAAGTGCGGCCCAAGCCGGATGGCATCGCTGTGGGCACCGTGTTTGGCTCGGCGAAGGTCGATCATGGAAACTTGAACGGCAGCGTGGTCGTGCAAGGGATCCCGCTCTCGCGCGTGCAATCCCTCGGCTCGGCCGGCGCCGAGATCGATGGGTCGGTCTCCGGCTTCGCGCAGGTGAGCGGGACGATCGACGCCTACAAGGTCCAAGGAAATATGGACATCACGCCGCTCTTGGTGCGCGGGACCCGCCTGGCCGGCTCGCACGTCGACGTGGCGATGATCCAGCAGGAGCCGGAGCTGAAAAAGTCCATCGGCAAGACCGCGTGCGGCGCGCCCATGTACCCGGAGTTCGACAAGGCCACCTACGATCCGGGCGCGTTTGCGGGCGAATACCGGGTGAGCGGCGATCTGTTCGGCGGGCAGCTCAAGGCCTCCGACTTCGTGATGACCCGCGAAAAGAACGCCTTGATCACCGGCAAGCTCGCGGCGAAGAAGCTGGACCTCGGCGCCTTGCTGCGCGTCGCCAAGCCGCCCGTCGCCACCGACGACGTGGAGGCGGCGGCGCAGCCCCAACCCCTCGAGGGCGAGCTCTCGGGCGAGCTGACCATCGCGCGCGTGCGCCAGAACGACTTGGCGCACGCCGAGCTCTCGTTCGTCCCCGAGTCGATGACCTTGGGCCGCGCCGGTCAAAAGGTGACGATGCGCCCGACCAGCTCCGTGGTCTATGTCAAGGACAACACCATCGGCGTGCCGCCGCTGACCTTCGATCTGCAGGCCGGCAAGGGGCTGCGCGGCACCATCACCGTGCGCGGCGCCGCGCGAAAATGGAGCACGGCGCCGGAGCTGGCGTTCAACGCGGAGCTGATGCCCATCGACTTGGGCGTGCTGGTGGGCGCCGTGCCCAAGCTGGAACGCGCGCAGGGCACCTTGGGGGGCTCGCTCTATGTGACCGGCAAGGCCAGCGCGCCGGAGATGAACGGTGTGCTCAGCGTGCGGGGCGGCGAGTTCATCGTCGATGGGCTGCCGGGGCCCATCACCGCGGTCGAGCTGGACGTGCAGGCCGACTCGTCGGAGGTGCGCATCTCGCGCGGGTCGGCCAAGTTCGCCGGGGGCACGGTGGCGGTGACCGGGCACTTGCCCATCTCGGGCTTCACCGTGGGGGCGGGCGAGGTCAATCTGCGGGGACGCAACCTGCGGCTCGCCCCCTGGGAT contains these protein-coding regions:
- a CDS encoding translocation/assembly module TamB domain-containing protein — protein: MLCVILAVIALLPPLVVLAVRSTFLQRWATSQLDQLIRSKGIVAEYDVVPRLWPLSIELRGVRVESNDGGEPLLVAQRVAVRPKFFGLLSGKLAIEQVDIDGPKVRVVLKDGKLANLGLELPKSDPNKPSGPLHVPSGSFAITDGELDLDIEGVKLKTQGFDVDVTSDDDPQEGATLEIALRMGKAHVSRTRVISPQMTAHDEDTLCLIDGRVRVDPRAIAVHRLQILGAADLDPGAGSAPPCKLPDEDPRNVELALTHTTVRLPTKPGDLPHVEGHVTARTPLAIGAKAGPFPETDGWISVDADVRYLEGMSFPDVNGKIRGHRLRIEKYQLASELESEIAVTKGAITSPRTTIGIADGVATLTNVQVEPLVKGIPLHATVDVKDASFTTLMRELGVSQHPHVTWDLKEVKVPHFGGTIEPLRLDGDMTAHTPNLAVFDKAVDDPARQRAIGVKEAQLAAHIAVRPDALQFKAIRATLPKSTIEGGFASIGFHEDLVVDVPQAIVDLSEISPLGSIPISGKAQASVKMNGLFGDPRLEADTSIEDFVLSGIPFGHVTAGHATLRGLTVELTGVKATKNKSSYEMPSGKLDFGGAANMLMDAVVASNGFAVRDFFNLFQMDEDPRFAEIDGIFTTNSTLHVALGGPQDRCKGGYLDIAGHAHMRDVKLFGEAFDDGDLDLNYEWIDRLAGLNGARIDVHAATLRKVRPKPDGIAVGTVFGSAKVDHGNLNGSVVVQGIPLSRVQSLGSAGAEIDGSVSGFAQVSGTIDAYKVQGNMDITPLLVRGTRLAGSHVDVAMIQQEPELKKSIGKTACGAPMYPEFDKATYDPGAFAGEYRVSGDLFGGQLKASDFVMTREKNALITGKLAAKKLDLGALLRVAKPPVATDDVEAAAQPQPLEGELSGELTIARVRQNDLAHAELSFVPESMTLGRAGQKVTMRPTSSVVYVKDNTIGVPPLTFDLQAGKGLRGTITVRGAARKWSTAPELAFNAELMPIDLGVLVGAVPKLERAQGTLGGSLYVTGKASAPEMNGVLSVRGGEFIVDGLPGPITAVELDVQADSSEVRISRGSAKFAGGTVAVTGHLPISGFTVGAGEVNLRGRNLRLAPWDGIATTLDADLLLQVAAPSTRADAKAPLPQIVGDVLLTSGEYTRPISLTTDLSALGMRAKRTVVESYDPSLDAVNLDIQVKNRGPLRIHNNLAEVELNIDPAGLRVTGTNQRMGLRGEVRAQQGGRVRFRSTEFEVRQAVVRFDDPTRIDPNIDVVATTEYRRYGSSSAAAGGAGGRTAGLWRITLHAYGDTDNLRLDLTSDPPLSQEDIVLLLTVGMTRTEVDQLQQSGGAALGAGVALEALSTATGADRAVTSAIPVIDDFRFGSGYSSRSGRTEPQVTIGKRITDDIRASVTTGLSEDRELRSNIEWRLSQRTSVLGSYDNVNDVSSSNIGNLGLDLRWRLEFQ